One part of the Panthera leo isolate Ple1 chromosome D4, P.leo_Ple1_pat1.1, whole genome shotgun sequence genome encodes these proteins:
- the CD274 gene encoding programmed cell death 1 ligand 1, protein MRIFSVFAFMAYCHLLKAFTITVSKDLYVVEYGSNVTMECRFPVEEQLDLVSLIVYWEMEDKKIIQFVKGKEDLKVQHRSYSQRAQLLKDQLFLGKAALQITNVTLEDAGVYCCLIGYGGADYKRITLKVHAPYRKINQRISVDPVTSEHELMCQAEGYPTAEVIWTNSTHQVLNGKTIISVSNMETKLFNVTSTLRINTTANEIFYCTFLQRSSPEGNSTAELVIPEPFLAPANERTHFMILGAILLFLVVVPAVTFCLKKQDVRTMDVEKCDTTDMNSKKQNDLQFEET, encoded by the exons ATGAGGATATTTAGTGTCTTTGCATTCATGGCCTACTGTCATTTGCTGAAAG CGTTTACGATCACAGTGTCCAAGGACCTGTATGTGGTAGAGTACGGCAGCAATGTGACAATGGAGTGCAGATTCCCCGTAGAAGAACAATTAGACCTGGTTTCACTGATCGTCTACTGGGAAATGGAGGATAAGAAAATCATTCAGTTtgtgaaagggaaggaagaccTGAAAGTTCAGCACAGAAGCTACAGTCAGAGGGCCCAGCTGTTGAAGGACCAGCTCTTCCTGGGGAAGGCCGCGCTTCAGATCACAAACGTGACCCTGGAGGATGCCGGGGTTTACTGCTGCTTGATTGGCTATGGCGGTGCTGACTATAAGCGGATTACTTTGAAAGTTCATG CCCCATATCGAAAAATCAACCAAAGAATTTCTGTGGATCCTGTCACCTCTGAACATGAACTAATGTGTCAGGCTGAGGGTTACCCGACCGCTGAAGTCATCTGGACAAACAGTACCCATCAAGTCCTGAATGGCAAAACCATCATCTCTGTTTCCAACATGGAGACAAAGCTTTTCAATGTGACCAGCACGCTGAGAATCAACACAACGGCTAACGAGATTTTCTACTGCACTTTTCTTCAAAGATCAAGTCCCGAGGGAAACAGTACTGCTGAGTTGGTCATCCCAG aaccATTTCTGGCTCCAGCAAATGAGAGGACTCACTTCATGATTCTGGGAGCCATCCTGTTGTTTCTTGTCGTGGTCCCGGCTGTCACTTTCTGTCTGAAGAAACAAGATG tgcgAACGATGGATGTGGAAAAATGTGACACCACAGATATgaactcaaagaaacaaaatg ATCTACAATTTGAGGAGACGTAA